Proteins encoded within one genomic window of Marasmius oreades isolate 03SP1 chromosome 6, whole genome shotgun sequence:
- the ADI11 gene encoding 1,2-dihydroxy-3-keto-5-methylthiopentene dioxygenase 1 — protein sequence MRAYYFDNLPGDQRLPHDSNPSRPVTTELLKKLKVETFHIPLTDGYQDKIDAIAKERGYKNRDVINISKDGLGDAYEDKIKMFFDEHLHEDEEIRFLVDGSGYFDIRETPTDSWIRIAMCSGDLLVLPAGIYHRFTLDEGNKVEAMRLFKDEPKWAALNRSPDTDHNVHRVEYLKSIAQVA from the exons ATGCGAGCATACTACTTCGATAACCTTCCAGGCGACCAACGTCTACCACACGACTCCAATCCCTCACGACCTGTGACGACCGAACTTCTGAAGAAACTGAAAGTCGAAACGTTCCATATCCCACTGACCGACGGGTATCAAGACAAGATCGATGCTATAGCGAAGGAGAGGGGGTACAAGAATAGGGATGTTATTAACATTTCCAAGGACGGGTTGGGTGAT GCGTACGAAGACAAGATCAAGATGTTTTTCGATGA ACATCTccatgaagatgaagagattCGATTCCTCGTAGATGGCAGTGGATATTTCGACATTCGAG AAACTCCCACTGACTCTTGGATCCGCATTGCGATGTGTTCGGGTGATTTACTTGTCCTGCCAGCTGGTATTTATCACCGGTTCACGTTGGACGAGGGTAACAAGGTAGAAGCGATGCGCCTTTTCAAG GACGAACCCAAGTGGGCTGCTTTGAACCGCAGCCCTGATACAGATCACAATGTTCACCGAGTCGAGTATCTGAAGAGTATTGCTCAAGTTGCTTGA